One segment of Streptomyces sp. NBC_00576 DNA contains the following:
- a CDS encoding trypsin-like serine protease: MRVLVPVVAAGLAAAVTGALMMSSANAATALPQSTVAVGHSTTGAAELKQRIAGAVAGDRTPGATTKKSAPTAGAVDGTKDAKIIGGSTTTISAAPFMAQLLYRDDRGLAFFCGGAVIAPTKILTAAHCVKGYNWADYGVVITGSATLPDAGGNTNGAVAAVWRQWNYPTYNSTTLDHDIAVLTLDRAVKAAPIRMTTAGDTVSYKALTNAKVYGWGRTSSTNENVSRTLKTATLPIQSDATCSRAYGRGFFKGHMVCAGKPATGSDAGTTSACNGDSGGPLVVGGRVVGVVSWGVANCVERGAYSVFSKVTSYVGAVYPRVEDANLNDDHRADLWLRRASTKIGYEKYSTGAGFGPSQPGDNRGAVNVVLQTDLNRDDYQDLVFRDSASGAVYWEHFVPDLEGGEGVWATKKIYSDWKTRTQIITPGDVTGDYKPDLLSVDSAGALWIYPGDGNGAFGAPSKVSTSWNQFNSVVGHGDFNGDGKADLLARSKTGSVGYLFKGNGRSGPQAFAARVKVRTWNTFNTLVAPGDVTGDGRADFLGRTVAGSMYLYPGTGKGTSEIFGTPKVVGTDYKQFDIIS; encoded by the coding sequence GGTGACCGCACGCCGGGCGCCACGACGAAGAAGTCGGCGCCGACCGCCGGCGCCGTCGACGGCACCAAGGACGCGAAGATCATCGGTGGTTCGACGACCACCATCTCGGCGGCCCCGTTCATGGCCCAGCTCTTGTACCGCGACGACCGGGGACTGGCCTTCTTCTGCGGCGGCGCCGTCATCGCGCCGACGAAGATCCTCACCGCCGCGCACTGCGTCAAGGGCTACAACTGGGCGGACTACGGCGTCGTCATCACCGGTAGCGCGACGCTGCCGGACGCCGGCGGGAACACGAACGGGGCCGTGGCCGCCGTTTGGCGCCAGTGGAACTACCCGACGTACAACTCGACGACGCTGGACCACGACATCGCCGTCCTGACGCTCGACCGCGCCGTCAAGGCCGCGCCGATCCGGATGACGACGGCCGGCGACACCGTCTCCTACAAGGCGCTCACCAACGCCAAGGTCTACGGCTGGGGCCGCACCAGCTCCACCAACGAGAACGTCTCCCGGACGCTGAAGACGGCCACGCTGCCCATCCAGTCCGACGCCACGTGCTCGCGCGCCTATGGCCGCGGCTTCTTCAAGGGCCACATGGTCTGCGCGGGCAAGCCCGCCACCGGCAGCGACGCCGGCACCACCAGCGCCTGCAACGGCGACTCCGGCGGCCCGCTCGTGGTCGGCGGCAGGGTCGTGGGCGTCGTCTCCTGGGGTGTGGCGAACTGCGTCGAGAGGGGCGCCTACAGCGTCTTCTCGAAGGTCACGTCGTACGTCGGTGCCGTGTACCCGCGGGTCGAGGACGCGAACCTCAACGACGACCACCGGGCCGACCTGTGGCTGCGCCGTGCCTCCACCAAGATCGGCTACGAGAAGTACTCCACGGGCGCCGGGTTCGGCCCCAGCCAGCCCGGGGACAACCGGGGCGCCGTCAACGTCGTCCTCCAGACGGACCTGAACCGGGACGACTACCAGGACCTGGTGTTCCGCGACAGCGCCTCGGGCGCCGTCTACTGGGAGCACTTCGTGCCCGATCTCGAGGGCGGCGAAGGGGTCTGGGCCACGAAGAAGATCTACAGTGATTGGAAGACCCGCACCCAAATCATCACCCCCGGTGACGTCACCGGCGACTACAAGCCCGACCTCCTCTCGGTCGACTCCGCGGGCGCCCTGTGGATCTACCCGGGCGACGGCAACGGCGCCTTCGGGGCGCCGTCCAAGGTCTCCACCAGCTGGAACCAGTTCAACTCGGTCGTCGGCCACGGCGACTTCAACGGTGACGGCAAGGCCGACCTCCTCGCCCGCAGCAAGACCGGCTCGGTCGGCTACCTGTTCAAGGGCAACGGCAGGTCCGGCCCCCAGGCCTTCGCGGCCCGGGTCAAGGTGCGCACCTGGAACACCTTCAACACCCTGGTCGCACCCGGCGACGTGACCGGCGACGGAAGGGCCGACTTCCTGGGCCGTACGGTCGCCGGATCGATGTACCTCTACCCGGGCACAGGCAAGGGCACGAGCGAGATCTTCGGCACACCGAAGGTTGTCGGAACCGACTACAAGCAGTTCGACATCATCAGCTGA